The proteins below come from a single Halomonas binhaiensis genomic window:
- a CDS encoding DEAD/DEAH box helicase family protein: protein MMNRDDPTDIPDVLKEAVALGIVQMLNDRVSGRDEDSSVIFGAAPADVLVSGFLLPPRPQGSRIINDEGDVDGALKAFEDGDPVTRQIHISNHGLDFLVHAKEEGTLVVRPRFSIYLRTIPTRKELDQHDLWPVPRLSGDTRRAIREKLKARKERSPTKEGESQKARHERLLDEVRTEIGLPPLSMEKDMADEAAVSLEEAVNSLVVKAKEDKAVQGKAGDTPSINALFDSIPVPHKWVRIPVRPEPLILNFPSCRSDLDTQLRSHEALIQKTIQEAIQIWIQADPERGRHLYRSRTSILYSELENWDSFIDRVNRVDQPPVLPAHKVSWDITFRSNWENPEQLSTRISLINDSQDPDDKRKLLRANRDWEGTLFDLSLEVELEETLHVPLKMSRIERSYRVNRFLNYPAIGLNGGVRRLRSSPGHIHLGTTWTPQFTQPRMEPVPHAGINRRIRDLAQPGGHIHLQSLREAYAHWIDDVAKNTDLEAMGFSGEELEKEEGALDRDVEEGWKVEMAAVSAGLSILEDSYEAWSARGPQSDAKAAPYEAWLAMNETMANMMQSRTGNDHAQWRLFQIAFILANLPTLVTRMKAFHGLFEEYRDEAVTLLYFSTGGGKSEAFLGLLAFNLLLDRIRGKYFGVTAMLRYPLRLLTIQQANRTARVLAQAELVRKSHQYGGEPFAIGFWVGSGGSPNWRKDVKGVPPLSKGVGPLSDKEASAYEKAKEDWLKIIKCPFCSSTTMLRKTDNGMLAHVCTDAHCETHAGQAYQPLPFYICDEDIYKKAPSVLLGTVDKLALIGQNDSTLKKVFSMFGLAGWLNENGELVAPTRANLEATEKNQGGFTRLKPAFEDGVDLFHDPFPSLLVQDEAHLLNQSLGTFASIFETLFEASLDHLGEVMPHKVVAHYPGTGGTTRRKAKVIAATATVSDPERHMEHLYQRKIPTVQFPHPGPDIYRSFYTQPKVRDTPPADLKPDQEEHASHWSRIYCAILTNGRAHTSATANILGNFHLIITELYEALYSADAGRQEVVRQRLLKSIDPEHPNAKQFRDQLLQETTTPERLLTLVDLHRIALTYVTNKKGGDQVLNAEREETRKCHENKGLSYGGGVTRMITGDVSQGEIQNVIDIAENLPDPHPGLEGLMRSVIATSAVSHGVDVDEFNSMFFAGVPSNIAEYIQASSRVGRTHTGFVLLIPTPQQRRDRYIVEVFDGFHRFLERMVQPAPIDRFARQAMERSFSSIWLNYLGGILPLAKFLDADKQRWRDGSSVNQILREFQGGKAIMNREAFKTYVKEALGINQEFLEESNFEYYRKHFDNLTVELINYLQKAVNEYSDSGDLSMYRYFSEFALVKEEQPMTSLRDVDENGIITQKTQRDKIVATRTLLQVAKHGKA from the coding sequence ATGATGAATCGTGATGATCCTACCGATATCCCAGATGTGCTGAAAGAGGCTGTCGCCCTGGGAATCGTGCAAATGCTCAATGACCGAGTTTCCGGGCGGGACGAAGATTCCAGCGTTATTTTTGGTGCAGCACCAGCAGATGTTTTAGTGTCGGGATTCCTGTTACCGCCGCGGCCACAAGGTAGTAGGATCATCAATGATGAAGGGGACGTGGATGGGGCCCTCAAGGCGTTCGAAGACGGCGACCCGGTCACTCGCCAGATTCACATTAGCAATCACGGCCTAGACTTTCTAGTCCACGCGAAAGAAGAAGGCACCCTCGTCGTGCGTCCGCGCTTTTCCATCTACCTGCGCACGATCCCTACCCGAAAAGAGCTCGACCAACATGATCTGTGGCCAGTGCCGAGGCTCTCCGGAGATACCCGCAGAGCTATCAGAGAGAAGCTCAAAGCGCGCAAGGAGAGATCCCCAACGAAAGAGGGGGAGAGTCAGAAGGCGCGCCATGAACGCCTGCTCGACGAAGTGCGCACGGAAATTGGCCTACCGCCGTTGAGCATGGAGAAGGACATGGCTGACGAGGCCGCGGTCTCCCTAGAAGAAGCCGTGAACAGCTTGGTGGTTAAGGCCAAAGAGGACAAGGCAGTGCAGGGCAAGGCTGGTGATACGCCCAGCATCAACGCCCTATTCGACTCCATTCCCGTGCCGCATAAATGGGTACGTATCCCGGTACGTCCCGAACCCCTGATCCTGAATTTCCCCTCCTGCCGGTCTGACCTGGATACCCAGCTTCGCTCTCACGAGGCGCTGATCCAGAAAACCATTCAGGAGGCCATCCAGATCTGGATCCAAGCCGACCCCGAACGGGGCCGGCACCTTTACCGGAGCCGTACGTCCATCCTATACAGCGAGCTAGAAAACTGGGACAGCTTCATTGATCGCGTCAACCGGGTAGATCAGCCTCCTGTGCTGCCTGCACACAAGGTGTCCTGGGATATAACCTTCAGGAGCAACTGGGAAAACCCAGAACAACTGAGCACCCGTATATCCCTGATCAACGACAGCCAGGATCCAGATGACAAGCGGAAACTTCTGCGGGCAAACCGGGACTGGGAAGGTACCCTATTCGATCTAAGCCTCGAAGTGGAACTCGAGGAGACCCTACATGTGCCTTTGAAGATGAGTCGCATCGAGCGCTCCTACCGGGTGAACCGTTTCCTGAATTACCCCGCTATCGGTCTCAACGGAGGTGTGCGCCGCTTGCGTTCGAGCCCCGGGCATATTCACTTGGGAACCACTTGGACGCCGCAATTCACCCAGCCACGAATGGAGCCTGTGCCACACGCGGGCATCAACCGGCGCATTCGCGACCTCGCCCAGCCAGGCGGCCACATTCATCTGCAGAGCTTGCGTGAGGCCTATGCACACTGGATTGATGACGTGGCCAAAAACACTGACCTTGAGGCCATGGGTTTCAGCGGTGAGGAACTGGAGAAAGAAGAAGGGGCTCTCGACCGGGATGTAGAGGAAGGCTGGAAGGTAGAGATGGCCGCGGTCAGTGCCGGTCTGAGTATCCTAGAGGACTCTTATGAAGCCTGGAGTGCCAGGGGGCCACAGAGCGACGCGAAGGCCGCACCGTACGAAGCATGGCTGGCCATGAACGAGACAATGGCGAATATGATGCAGAGCCGTACAGGAAACGACCATGCCCAGTGGCGACTTTTCCAGATCGCCTTCATCCTTGCCAATCTGCCGACCCTTGTGACCCGCATGAAGGCCTTCCATGGCTTGTTTGAGGAATATAGGGACGAGGCGGTAACTCTACTGTACTTCTCCACCGGTGGGGGCAAGTCAGAAGCCTTCCTCGGCTTACTAGCCTTCAACCTCCTACTTGATCGCATCCGTGGCAAGTACTTCGGCGTAACCGCCATGCTCCGCTACCCACTACGGCTACTAACCATTCAGCAGGCCAACCGTACCGCGCGTGTGCTTGCCCAGGCTGAGCTCGTGCGCAAGTCACACCAATACGGCGGCGAGCCCTTCGCTATCGGCTTCTGGGTGGGCAGTGGTGGTTCACCAAACTGGCGAAAAGACGTCAAGGGTGTGCCTCCCCTGAGCAAGGGAGTCGGGCCTCTCTCCGACAAAGAGGCCAGCGCCTACGAGAAGGCGAAGGAAGACTGGCTCAAGATCATCAAGTGTCCTTTCTGCAGCAGTACTACTATGCTGCGCAAGACAGACAACGGGATGCTGGCCCACGTTTGCACTGACGCTCACTGCGAAACTCATGCCGGCCAAGCCTACCAACCTCTGCCGTTCTATATCTGCGATGAGGATATCTACAAGAAGGCACCGTCAGTGCTCCTCGGCACGGTCGACAAGCTTGCCCTTATCGGGCAGAACGACAGCACCCTCAAAAAGGTGTTCAGCATGTTTGGACTCGCCGGGTGGCTCAACGAGAACGGCGAATTGGTGGCACCTACTCGAGCTAACCTCGAAGCGACCGAGAAGAACCAAGGCGGATTCACTCGCCTAAAACCGGCGTTCGAGGATGGTGTGGACTTGTTCCACGACCCATTCCCCTCGTTGCTGGTACAAGACGAAGCGCACTTGCTCAACCAATCCCTGGGCACCTTTGCTAGCATTTTCGAAACTCTCTTCGAAGCTTCGCTCGACCACCTGGGTGAGGTCATGCCTCACAAGGTGGTAGCCCACTATCCGGGAACTGGGGGTACCACCCGCCGCAAGGCCAAGGTCATCGCTGCCACGGCCACAGTATCGGATCCGGAACGGCACATGGAGCACCTCTACCAGCGCAAGATCCCAACTGTGCAATTCCCTCATCCGGGGCCGGACATCTACCGTTCGTTCTACACTCAGCCCAAGGTGCGTGACACCCCACCCGCCGACCTTAAGCCGGATCAGGAAGAGCATGCCTCACATTGGTCGCGCATTTATTGTGCGATCCTCACCAACGGTCGTGCCCATACCTCGGCCACAGCCAACATTCTGGGCAATTTTCATCTGATCATCACTGAGCTTTACGAGGCGCTATACAGTGCTGATGCGGGTCGTCAGGAAGTGGTGCGTCAGCGACTACTGAAGAGCATCGATCCGGAGCACCCCAATGCGAAACAGTTTCGAGACCAACTCCTACAGGAGACAACAACCCCTGAGCGACTACTAACTCTTGTAGACCTACACCGTATCGCACTCACCTATGTAACTAACAAGAAAGGCGGTGATCAGGTTCTGAATGCGGAACGCGAAGAAACCCGAAAGTGCCACGAGAACAAGGGTCTGTCCTATGGCGGCGGGGTAACACGCATGATCACCGGGGATGTCTCCCAGGGCGAAATCCAGAACGTCATCGACATCGCCGAGAACCTTCCAGATCCACATCCCGGCCTGGAAGGGCTCATGCGTTCTGTAATCGCCACTTCCGCAGTCTCTCACGGCGTCGACGTCGACGAGTTCAACTCCATGTTCTTCGCCGGGGTGCCCTCGAACATTGCCGAATACATCCAAGCCTCATCCCGGGTGGGGCGGACGCATACCGGCTTTGTACTGCTGATTCCCACCCCGCAGCAGCGACGGGACCGCTACATAGTTGAGGTCTTCGATGGCTTCCACCGCTTCCTTGAGCGCATGGTTCAACCGGCCCCAATTGACCGCTTCGCACGGCAGGCTATGGAACGAAGCTTCTCCAGCATCTGGCTCAACTATCTCGGCGGAATTCTGCCACTTGCGAAGTTCCTAGATGCGGATAAACAGCGTTGGAGAGATGGTTCCTCCGTGAATCAAATCCTACGCGAGTTTCAAGGAGGCAAGGCAATCATGAACCGGGAGGCATTCAAGACTTACGTCAAAGAGGCGCTCGGCATCAACCAGGAATTCCTAGAAGAGAGTAATTTCGAATACTACCGAAAGCACTTTGACAATCTCACCGTGGAATTGATCAATTACCTACAAAAGGCAGTCAACGAATATAGCGACTCGGGCGACTTGTCGATGTACCGCTACTTCAGCGAATTTGCCCTCGTAAAGGAAGAACAACCCATGACATCCCTACGTGATGTGGATGAAAACGGGATCATCACGCAGAAGACCCAACGGGACAAGATCGTGGCTACGCGCACCTTGCTGCAGGTGGCGAAGCATGGCAAGGCCTGA